In Penaeus chinensis breed Huanghai No. 1 chromosome 11, ASM1920278v2, whole genome shotgun sequence, a genomic segment contains:
- the LOC125030764 gene encoding beta-1,3-galactosyltransferase 5-like, which translates to MTLPWKKRRRLIRFVISYMLPCVFVVTVGLALLQPYSDATLGSILNGLRGSGMTGTQESLLSELCPPLHLQEPAWGPAAPRRSERNGWAKRGENWKSESGRAKAPQVFLIEEADFCRRRPRLQVIAYVHSAISRVQERQETRSTWANATASGLGVDIAAVFMVGRAKDERERKIVQEESQRYHDIVQGDYDDDYHLLTYKGLTALAWIAEHCGRVPWTLHSDDDTFIDIFTYMERLNALDETSKDRFICNHKVEPVLRTGRWKVEEWEFPDAEYPTYCSGGVWFLRTKLVPRLLYACRTVPFLWVDDVYITGLLAQAANVSHFNGGGHCFEALKPADIGKMLVWFYPQMNRNVFWRILIDFHRKVPFSFVIV; encoded by the exons ATGACGCTTCCTTGGAAAAAGAGACGAAGATTAATTCGTTTTGTTATAAGTTATATGTTGCCTTGTGTATTTGTGGTGACGGTGGGATTGGCTTTGCTGCAGCCATATTCCGATGCTACTTTGGGTAGTATATTAAATGGATTACGGGGTAGCGGAATGACTGGGACCCAGGAAAGTTTGTTAAGTGAATTGTGCCCGCCTCTGCACCTCCAGGAACCTGCGTGGGGACCAGCTGCTCCGCGGCGTTCTGAAAGAAAT GGTTGGGCAAAAAGAGGTGAAAATTGGAAATCTGAGTCGGGTCGTGCAAAAGCACCTCAAGTATTCCTGATAGAAGAGGCGGACTTCTGCCGGCGGCGTCCTCGCCTGCAGGTGATCGCGTACGTCCACTCGGCCATCAGCCGCGTGCAGGAGAGGCAAGAGACCCGCTCCACCTGGGCCAACGCCACGGCGTCTGGCCTCGGCGTCGACATCGCCGCCGTGTTCATGGTGGGACGAGccaaggacgagagggagaggaagattgtTCAGGAGGAAAGCCAGCGCTACCATGACATCGTCCAG GGCGACTACGACGACGATTATCATCTTCTCACGTACAAAGGCCTGACCGCCCTGGCGTGGATCGCTGAACACTGCGGTCGAGTGCCCTGGACTCTCCATTCTGACGATGACACTTTCATCGACATATTCACTTACATGGAGAGGCTGAACGCGCTCGACGAAACATCTAAAGACCGCTTCATCTGCAATCACAAAGTAGAGCCCGTCTTGCGGACTGGTCGCTGGAAGGTGGAGGAATGGGAATTTCCGGACGCCGAATATCCTACGTACTGCTCCGGGGGTGTCTGGTTCCTGCGGACGAAACTTGTACCGAGGTTGCTCTACGCTTGTCGGACTGTCCCTTTCCTGTGGGTGGACGACGTCTACATAACGGGCCTGTTAGCGCAGGCGGCGAACGTCAGCCACTTCAACGGCGGCGGACACTGCTTCGAGGCTTTGAAGCCGGCGGACATTGGGAAAATGCTTGTTTGGTTTTATCCACAAATGAACCGAAATGTTTTCTGGCGAATCTTAATTGATTTTCACAGGAAAGTGCCGTTTTCGTTCGTTATTGTTTAA
- the LOC125030441 gene encoding beta-1,3-galactosyltransferase 5-like translates to MSVPMQKDQATCLHTGDYVDSYRKLSFKALASLSWITQHCQDVPWTLHTDDDVFIDVFLMLEYLHEEKPECFFCNVMWSQVMRTGKWAVAREEFPSDEYPAFCSGHVWVLPTPLLPRLLEASKSAPFLWVDDVYVTGVLAQYAGIKHLGIGSESRHIRPSDVGLVMAWHSLEDDRKKWWSILTRIYKKTLL, encoded by the exons atgtcggtacctatgcagaaggaccaagctacgtgtcttcataCT GGTGACTATGTCGACTCCTACCGCAAGCTGTCGTTCAAGGCCCTGGCGTCCCTGAGCTGGATAACTCAGCACTGCCAGGACGTCCCTTGGACGCTGCACACAGACGATGACGTCTTCATCGACGTCTTCCTAATGCTCGAGTACCTCCATGAGGAGAAGCCAGAGTGTTTTTTCTGCAACGTCATGTGGAGTCAGGTGATGCGAACGGGGAAGTGGGCCGTCGCTCGAGAGGAGTTTCCTAGCGACGAGTACCCTGCCTTTTGCAGCGGCCATGTCTGGGTCTTGCCCACGCCGCTGCTGCCTCGCCTGCTGGAAGCTTCCAAGTCTGCACCTTTCTTGTGGGTGGACGATGTGTACGTCACTGGCGTACTGGCCCAGTATGCCGGCATTAAACATCTCGGCATTGGTTCTGAATCCCGGCACATTCGGCCCTCCGACGTGGGCCTCGTGATGGCCTGGCACAGCTTAGAGGACGACAGGAAGAAATGGTGGTCAATACTTACTCGAATCTATAAGAAGACCTTACTGTGA